DNA sequence from the Brachybacterium sp. P6-10-X1 genome:
GCGGTCCCGGAGGTGTGGCCCTGCCCGTCCCCGCCGGTGATCCCCATCGGCGCGGTCACCCGCACCTCGGCGCTCTCTGGGGAGAAGCGCACGGTGGCACGGTCGCGGTCCAGCACCCACGAGCCCTGCCCGGGGACCTCGACCTCGGTGCCGTCCTCGGAGACTCTCACGCCGTCCTGCCCGGCCGGCGGCACCAGGCGGAGCGTCTCCGGGTCGACATACTGCTGCCCCTCCCCCACCACGAACAGGATGTCCTCCCCGTACGGTGCCGACCAGTCCAGGTCCGAGATGATCGGGACGGTCAGCTCGACCTCGCCGGCGCCGACGACGGTGCCCTCGGCGTCCTCGACCACGACCCGCACCGGATCCAGCTGGCGCCCGAGCCCCGGCGCCGCCGGGGCGTGACGGAGGGTGTCGCCGTCGGCCGAGAGCTGCCAGATGCCCTGTTCCGGGACCGTCGCGCGGCTCCCGTCGGCCACCAGGGTGGAGCCGGCGGGCAGCCCGGCGAGCTCGAGGCGGACCGAGCCCCCCTCGGGGACCTGGTCGTCCAGCGCGATCTCGGTGGGCTCCTCCGCAGAGCCCCGCGTCGAGATCTGCTCCAGATCCAGCACCTCGGGGGTGAAGACCTCCGGCAGGGAGCGACTGGCGTGGATGCTGCCGACGGTCACGGCGACCGGGGTGCTGGGGCCGTCGACACCGCTGAGCGGGGTGAACACCAGATCGTTCCCGATCAGCGACCACGTGCCCTCCCCGGCCACGGAGATGCTCCGGGCGTCCTCGCCGAGGGTCATCCGGTCCGGGGCGCCCCCGTCGACCGCCTGCGGCACCACCAGCCGCGCGGTGTCGAGTTCGAGTTGGCTCTCGACGTCGTCCTCGACCAGGGAGTCCAGCGGCACTCGCGTGACGGCCCCGGGGACCATGGCGAGGCTCGAGGTCTCGGCCGGGAAGGGGAAGGGGCCGTCCTCCCCCAGCGCCGCGGCGGGCAGTGTCAGAGTCAGGGTCAGCGCCCCGGAGGCGACCAGCGCGGCAAGGCGCGCGACGGCCCTCCTCAGGCCCGCGCGCGCACGGGGACGCGTCGTCTGCTCAGGCACCCGGTCAGGGTAGCAAGGGGAGCTCCGCCCGAGCCGGACGGTCGGTTCCGCCGCCGCCCGGTCCGCGGCCCTCTACAGTGAGGTCATGGACGAGCCGAGCTCACCGGTCCCCTCCACCTCCGCGATCGACGACCCTGCGATCGACACCGCCACGATCGACGTCACCGCCCTGCCGCCCCTGGAGGAGCTGCTCGGCGCACTCACCGATCAGTTGGCGGCCTGGATGCCGACCCAGCGCTGGTACGCCCGCAAGGGCACCGGGACCCCCGCCGTCTCGATCCGAGGCTGGGCACCTCTGCGGGTGGCCGACGACCATATCTCCGTCCTCGTCGTCCTCGCCGCGGCCGTGCCGGGGTCCGGCCCCGGGGACGCCGCCGTCCCCACGCTCTATCAGGTGCCGCTGGTGCTGCGTCGCCCGGACGCTCCTGCCGGGGGTCGTGAGGAGGGCTCGGAGGTCGGTGTGCTGGCGGTCCCGGGCGGGCCCCTGCGCGCGGACGACGCCACCCTCGACGCCGACGGGAGAGCGGCGCTGATCGCCACCCTCGTCTCCGGGGACGGAGCGCTCGGTCCGTCCCTCGCCCTGGCCTCCCATCGGACCACCCCGGACGGCCCGCTCCCGCTGGGTCGTGCGATGCGCAGCCGCCCGCTCGACGGCGAGCAGTCCAACTCCTCGATGATCATCGAGACCGAGGGCGCCTCTCCGCTGATCCTGAAGGTGTTCCGGGTGCTCCAGCACGGGCAGAACCCCGACGTCGTGCTGCAGGGCGCGCTCACCGCCGCGGGCAGCACCCGGGTCCCGCCGCTGGTCGGGTCGGCGACCGTCCGGGTCGGCGAGGTGCGCACCCAGTCGCTGCTGGCCCAGGAGTTCCTGCCCGATGTCGAGGATGCCTGGCACACCGCGCTGCGTCGCGCCCTCGTCGGCGAGGACTTCACCGGGCCGGCCCGGGAGCTCGGCTCCGCCGTCGCCGAGGTCCATCGCGATCTCGCCGCCGCCCTGGGGACCGTCCCCGCCGACGCCGTCCCGATCGCCGAGATGATCGATCAGATGCGCGGCCGCCTCGCGGAGGTCGCGGCGGAGGTCCCCCGGGTCGCCGCACACCGGGCGACGCTCGAGGCGCTGTACGCGGCCGCCGCAGAGATGCCGTGGCCTCCCCTGCAGCGCATCCACGGTGATCTGCACCTGGGGCAGGTGCTGCGGGCCCCGGACCGCGGCTGGGTCCTGCTGGACTTCGAGGGCGAGCCGCTGCGCCCGCTCGCCCAGCGGTCCCGCCCGGACTCCCCCGTGCGGGACGTCGCCGGCATGCTGCGCAGTCTGGACTACGTCTCCGGGGCGGTCGCCCATGAGCACTCCCGGGATGCCGCGGCATGGACCGCCGCCTCCCGTTCGGCCTTCCTGGCCGGATACGGAGCGCTGAGCGGACAGCGGACCGAAGCGCGGGTGCTCGCCGCCTTCGAAGCCGACAAGGCCGTCTACGAGGCGCTGTACGAGGCGCGCAATCGGCCGGACTGGCTGCCGATCCCGCTGGCCGCCCTGGAGCGGATCAGCTCAGCCGCCGCGGAGGCGGGGTCAGCGGGCTGATCGGCGAGGGCGGGCTGGTCGATCCCACCGGACGCAGCGATCCCGGCAGGAAGGGTGCGCTGACGGCACGGACCGCGACCCGCACCCCCACGATCACCTCGAGCAGGTCACCGGTGGCGTCGGTCCAGCTCGCACCGCAGATCCCGTGGGCATCGCTCTCGGAACGGCGATGGAGACCACGCACCGTGGCGACCGCGTCGGCGGCCCCGAGAAGGCGGGCTGCCCCCGCATCCACCCGGCCGGGCACCCCCGAACTGGCCAGCAGCGCGCTGACGTGGCAGAAGGTCTCCATGCCGCGCCAGGACACACCGGAGGAGCGGTCGCGCTGAGGCCGATGGTCCTCGAAGCCGAGCAGGTCGGGCTGCTCCTCGAGCAGCGCGGCCGTGGCAGCGGTGAGCAGGGTGTGGATGCGGGCGTGGGTCTCGTCCTGGCCGACGATCTGCGGGGTCGATCCGGTGGTCCAGGGGGTCGATCCGGTGGGGAGCGCTGACATCGCTGTCCACCTCACGCGTCTCGCACTGTCCGGCCCGACGGCCCTGTTCGGTCCGACGGCGTTCTGCCGGCTCCACCCGACCCGGGCGAATCCGGATCAGGGTATCGGCCCGTACCGGTCCTGCCGATGGGGAGAACTCCCCATGCACACACCAGACTACTTCGTGGTAACACCTCGGGGCGAGTTCGAGCTCTGCGTTCCCGTTGCCATGACGCGCAGAAGGAACGTCACCGCAGAAGTCGCCCGGAGCGAGGGGGCGGTGGGGCTGATGGCGGAGGGGTCGGGGGCGGTGGGGTCGGGGGCGGTGGGGTCGGGGGCGGTGGGGCTCATTCCTCGGTCGGGACGAACTGCACCGGGGCGACCGAGGAGTACCGGTCCTGCCGGATGGAGACCACGCCGACTCCCCCGATGAACGGGGCCAGGGCCTGCGGGTTCTTGCCGGGGTTGGCCAGGATCACCTGGAACCCGAAGTGGCGGAAGGACTCCATGGCGGCGGTGATGAACTTGCCGGCGCCCTTGGAGAAGGCCTCGTCGATGATGATCGGGGCGTAGCGAGGCACCTCGGCACCGGTGCCTGCCAGCTGGTAGCGCAGGGCCGCGGCCAGGCAGAACGTGGCCAGGCGCTCGTTCTGGCCGCCGGAGAGCGGGCCGCCGGACTCGTGGGCGTGGACCACCGTGCCCTCGGCGTCGACCTCCTCGGCGTGGAAGTGCACGTGGCGACGCACATCGAGGATCACCCGGGAGACCTGGTCCTCGCGAGTGCGGGCCGCGCTGATCATGTCCATCAGGTGGCGCAGGGACAAGAAGCGCTCCTCGGCCAGGTCCCGGTCCCGGCTGATGTCGTTCAGCGCGGTGTCCGCGACGGCGTCCTCGAGCGCCCTCTTGAACTCGTCCAGCGCCGCCAGGTGCACCGGTCGCATCGACAGCTGGAGATAGCGGCCGGAGTGGAACTCGACCTGGGCGAGCAGCGCGTTGATGCGCTGGAGGCGTTTGCGGATCTCCGCGGGCTCCCGGGCGATCGCGGTGGCCAGGGCCTGCACGTCGCCGAGGGTGTTGCCGGTGAAGAACTCGAAGAAGCGGTCCTCGACCTCGGGCAGCTTCTCCTCCTCGATCCGCTGCAGGATCGCCAGGAAGTCGTCGACCCCCTCGAGGGTCGGGGCGGTGTCCCCGGCCTGCGCGGGCCAGCGACGGGAGAACTCCCGCATGGCGGTGCGCATGTCCTCCTCCGCGCGGGAGGTGCGGCGGGTCAGCGCCATCAGCTCGGCGTCCAGCGTGGCCGAGGCGTCCTTGGTGACCTGGTCGATGTTGCCGATCACCAGGGACGGGGCGATCGCCCGGAAGCGCTCGGCGAGCTCGGCCTCGACCTCGGGGTCCAGACTGGACTCGGCGACCCGTTCGCGGGCCTCGGCCAGGCGCTCCTCGGCCCGCTCGGTCTGCTCGCCGAGCTTGCCGGCCGTGCGCACCACCTCCAGCAGCTCCTCGTCGGAGTCGGCGATGGAGCGCTCGACCTCGTCGATCTGCCGGGCCAGCTCGCTGAGCGCGGCGGAGCCGTCCTCGGCGGCACGCACCATGTCGCCCAGGTTCGCGATCCGACGCGCGACCGAGGCGGCGTCGATGTCGTCCCACTCGACCGCGCTGATCGACTGCAGGGCGTAGAGCCGCTCCCGGCGCTGCTCGCGCTCGGTCTCGACGTCCTTGCGGCGCGCCTGCGCCTCGAACAGCTCCTGCTCGGCGCGGGTGCGCTCGGCCTCGAACACGGCGCGCTTGGCCCGGTTGTCGAAGCCGAGCACCCACTGCGAGCGGTCGTTGATGCGGCGGTCGGCATTCTTCTCGTGGCGGCTGGCGGAGTGCTTGATCTGGCCCGACCGCAGCACCGCCCGGTTCAGCCGCGTGAACTCCTCGAGGGACTCCGCACAGGTGTAGTCCATGCGGGAAGCGATCTCATGGCTGAGCCAGACGTGGAACTCGCCGTCCTTGACGTCGAGCTTGGCGGCCAGGGACCGCTCGTCGATCGACTTCGCGGGGCGGCGCAGGTCGGTGTTGACCCGGTTGTAGGAGATGCGACGGCGCAGCTTGGTGCGGTCGATGACCGCGGCGACCTCCCGGTAGACGCGGTCCGGCACCAGGATCGAGCGGGCCAGGCCGCGCAGCGCCTGCTCGGCGGCGGCGGTCCATTCCTCCTCGCCCGTGCGCACCTGCAGGAGTTCGGCGGCGAAGGGCAGCTCGGTGGGGGCGATCCCCACCTCGGCGGCGATGTGATCGCGCAGGGCGACGTCCTCGGAATGCAGGTTCGAGGCGCGGGCGGTGAGCGAGGCCAGCTCCTCCCGGGTGCTCTCGAGGGTGGCGGACAGCTCCCGGACCCGCGCCTCCGCCTCCCAGCGGGCGGCGTCCGCCCCCTTCTCCTCGGTCTCGAGGGACTCGCGCAGGGCCTCGACCTCGCGCTGCAGGGCGAGGAAGAGGTCCTCCCCGGCGGGGGTGCGCAACTCGACCGTGGCCAGCTGCGCCGCGAACTCGGTGCCGCGCTCGCGACGACGGTCGCGCTCGACCTCGAGGCCGGCGATCTGCTGCTTCCAGTCGTCGATCTCGCCGCCGCCGGCCCGCTTGCGCTGCTCCTTGAGCTGAGTGAGGTCCGAGCGGGCCTCGGCGACGTCCTGGGTCAGGCGGCGCTGCTGGGCGCCGAGGCTGTCGCGCTCCAGCTGGAGACGCTCGGTCTCCTCACCCAGCAGGCGCACCAGGTGCTGAGCGGCGTACACGTCGATGTCGGCCCGACGGTCCACCAGCGCCCCGCCGCGCTCGCGCATGGCGGACCAGTCCTCATGGTTGCCGCGCAGGCCGCGCAGCAGGTCCCGCTGCTCGCGGGCGGTGACCAGCGCCTCGTACACCTCGGAGAGGTTCTGGAAGTTCGCCAGCGCCTGGTCGGCGAGCTCGAAGGTACGGGGCGCATCGAGCATGTAGTCGCGCAGCAGGGCGTTGACGTCGCCGAGCTCCTTGGCGGACTGGATCTTGTGCAGCAGCCCCAGCGCCTTCTCGTCCGGGATGCCCAGCAGCTGGCAGAAGGCGGCCCGGTACTCGCGGAACTGGCGGAAGGTGTCGGTGCCGGGGTGGGCGGCCTCGAGCGCCTTGCCCTCGATCTGGGAGGAGACGAACTGGCGCAGGTCGGTGACGTCCAGCGGCGTGCGGGAGATGACGTACAGGCTCTTGACGTCGGAGTCGGAGCTGTGGCCCGCATGCAGCAGGAGCAGCCTCGAGAGCTGGACGGTGCCGCCCATCCCGTCGCCGTAACGCAGCGTGAGCACCGACAGAGTCGTCTTCTCCCGCAGCACCTCCTGGCTGAACTCGCCGGTGGCCTGGTCGTAGTGCATCGCCCAGGCGCCGCGCACGTAGCTGGCCACGGTGCGGCGGTACTTCGAGCGCGCCGGGCCCGCGTCGGAGGCCGCGGCGTTGAACTGCAGCGAGCGCGGCGGGGTGAGCAGGGCGCTGATCGCGTCCAGCAGGGTCGACTTGCCCGTGCCGGGCCCGCCGGTGAGGAAGTACCCCTTGGGCGAGATCGGCAGGTCGTGGGTGCCGTGGAAGGTCCCCCAGTTCGAGACCTGGACCGCGGTCAGGCGCCACTGCCCCGGATGCGGATGATCGGGGTCGCGCGGGGCGCTCTGCGCGGTCTCGTCGGCCTCGGGCATGCCCGGCAGGTCGAGGCCGTCCTGGGCGGTGTCGGTCGCGGAAGTCACGCGGCCAGACTACTAAGGAGCGCGGTGTGCGCGGGCCCGGTCGCGGTCGGCGCGGGCCGCGTCGTGGCCGGCGCGGGCATCTCGCGCACTCAGCCCTCCGGCCGGCCCTGGCGCCAGTACCCCATGAAGGAGACCTGGCGGCGGTCGATGCCGAGCTCGGAGACGAGGTGACGGCGCAGCGTCTTGATGGTGCCCGCCTCTCCCGCGAGCCAGGCGTAGAAGGCGCCATGACCGGTGGTGGTCTCCCACAGAATGCTGGAGTCGATGTCTATGTCCTCGAGCTCCGCGCGCTCGGAGGTGTCGCCGGTGCCATCGAGGCCGAGGCCGGCCTCGATCCGGAAGGCCTGGGCGCCCTCGCACATCAGCCGCCGCACCTCCGCGGTCATCAGCTCACCGTGGGGTCGCTCGCCGCGGGCGAGCCAGGTGACCTGGACGCCCGAGCGGGTGAGCACCTGCTGCTGGTCGGAGGCGTCGGGCACCTCGATCACGGCGTGCCCGGCGATCGACTCCGGCAGGGCCTCCAGGATCGAGCAGATCGCGGGGGCGGCGGTCTCGTCGCCGATCAGCAGCACGGTGCGGGCCGCGCCGGGGCGGAACTCGATGCCTCCGTAGTCCGGGCCGACGACGTGCCGGTTGGGGCCGAGCATCGAGATGGTGTCGCCCACGCGGGCGTCGCGGGCCCAGCGGGCGGCGACGCCGCTGCCGGGGAGCTCCTCCGCATCGAGGTGGAGGACCACGTCGATGTCGATCTCGGGGTGCTCGGTGAGGTTGCCGGGGTGGCCGGCCCCGCGCTGCGCCCGCACCGTGTAGGTGCGCATCCAGCCGCGGTCGGCGGGATCGATCCGCAGCCAGGTGCGGTACCACTCGGCGTGGGTGGCGGGATCGAGCAGGGCGCCCGGCCGCACGGCGGCGAAGTGGTCGGCCAACTCCTCGGGGCCCGGGATGATCAGCTTGATCCGCATGTCCAGCGGATGCCCGCCGGCGCCGAAGTGCACCAGGTCCGGGGAGGTGAGCGTGAACCGCAGCAGGTTCTTCCCGATCGGCGTGATGGCTCCGACCCGCAGCTCGTAGGCCAGCTGAGGGCTGGCTTCGAGAGCGGGGGCCAGAGCGGGCACGGTGGTGGTGGCGACCGCCGCTGCGCTCGCGCTGGCGGCGGTCGCGGCACGGTGGGCGGCGGCCGCTGTGGCCTGGGTGGTCGTCGTCATGGCGTCCTCCTGGGTGACGGCGGGGGCGGAGCGGTCCTCCGCAGCGGTGTGGTCGGGGGCGGTGCGGGGGTCGGGGACGTCACGTGCGGCGGCGGGCCGCAGGGCCGCCACGTCGGCGTCGAAGCTCTCGCGGCCCAGCGGGAGCACCATCGGGCTGCCGGTCACGGGGTCGGGCACCACGAGGGCGTCGAGATCGAAGACCTCCCGGACCATCGGCGCGGTGATCACGTCGGCAGGAGCGCCCTCGGAGTGGATCTCGCCGTCCAGCACCGCGACCAGATGGTCCGCGTAGCGGGCGGCT
Encoded proteins:
- a CDS encoding SIP domain-containing protein, which encodes MTRTRDPLAARPADQDAPPRALLEARRLHLAYDRREVVHDLSLGLPEGRITIIVGANGSGKSTVLRGLSRLMTPRRGDVLLDGTDIHSLGGKSLARRLGLLPQSPQAPDGVTVRELVSRGRFPHQGLVPRWHEQDERAVQEALAATRSEELTDRPVSELSGGQRQRVWIAMALAQETEVLLLDEPTTYLDVTHQLEVLDVVRELNRRLGTTVGIVLHDLGLAARYADHLVAVLDGEIHSEGAPADVITAPMVREVFDLDALVVPDPVTGSPMVLPLGRESFDADVAALRPAAARDVPDPRTAPDHTAAEDRSAPAVTQEDAMTTTTQATAAAAHRAATAASASAAAVATTTVPALAPALEASPQLAYELRVGAITPIGKNLLRFTLTSPDLVHFGAGGHPLDMRIKLIIPGPEELADHFAAVRPGALLDPATHAEWYRTWLRIDPADRGWMRTYTVRAQRGAGHPGNLTEHPEIDIDVVLHLDAEELPGSGVAARWARDARVGDTISMLGPNRHVVGPDYGGIEFRPGAARTVLLIGDETAAPAICSILEALPESIAGHAVIEVPDASDQQQVLTRSGVQVTWLARGERPHGELMTAEVRRLMCEGAQAFRIEAGLGLDGTGDTSERAELEDIDIDSSILWETTTGHGAFYAWLAGEAGTIKTLRRHLVSELGIDRRQVSFMGYWRQGRPEG
- a CDS encoding ATP-binding protein encodes the protein MTSATDTAQDGLDLPGMPEADETAQSAPRDPDHPHPGQWRLTAVQVSNWGTFHGTHDLPISPKGYFLTGGPGTGKSTLLDAISALLTPPRSLQFNAAASDAGPARSKYRRTVASYVRGAWAMHYDQATGEFSQEVLREKTTLSVLTLRYGDGMGGTVQLSRLLLLHAGHSSDSDVKSLYVISRTPLDVTDLRQFVSSQIEGKALEAAHPGTDTFRQFREYRAAFCQLLGIPDEKALGLLHKIQSAKELGDVNALLRDYMLDAPRTFELADQALANFQNLSEVYEALVTAREQRDLLRGLRGNHEDWSAMRERGGALVDRRADIDVYAAQHLVRLLGEETERLQLERDSLGAQQRRLTQDVAEARSDLTQLKEQRKRAGGGEIDDWKQQIAGLEVERDRRRERGTEFAAQLATVELRTPAGEDLFLALQREVEALRESLETEEKGADAARWEAEARVRELSATLESTREELASLTARASNLHSEDVALRDHIAAEVGIAPTELPFAAELLQVRTGEEEWTAAAEQALRGLARSILVPDRVYREVAAVIDRTKLRRRISYNRVNTDLRRPAKSIDERSLAAKLDVKDGEFHVWLSHEIASRMDYTCAESLEEFTRLNRAVLRSGQIKHSASRHEKNADRRINDRSQWVLGFDNRAKRAVFEAERTRAEQELFEAQARRKDVETEREQRRERLYALQSISAVEWDDIDAASVARRIANLGDMVRAAEDGSAALSELARQIDEVERSIADSDEELLEVVRTAGKLGEQTERAEERLAEARERVAESSLDPEVEAELAERFRAIAPSLVIGNIDQVTKDASATLDAELMALTRRTSRAEEDMRTAMREFSRRWPAQAGDTAPTLEGVDDFLAILQRIEEEKLPEVEDRFFEFFTGNTLGDVQALATAIAREPAEIRKRLQRINALLAQVEFHSGRYLQLSMRPVHLAALDEFKRALEDAVADTALNDISRDRDLAEERFLSLRHLMDMISAARTREDQVSRVILDVRRHVHFHAEEVDAEGTVVHAHESGGPLSGGQNERLATFCLAAALRYQLAGTGAEVPRYAPIIIDEAFSKGAGKFITAAMESFRHFGFQVILANPGKNPQALAPFIGGVGVVSIRQDRYSSVAPVQFVPTEE
- a CDS encoding Ig-like domain-containing protein encodes the protein MPEQTTRPRARAGLRRAVARLAALVASGALTLTLTLPAAALGEDGPFPFPAETSSLAMVPGAVTRVPLDSLVEDDVESQLELDTARLVVPQAVDGGAPDRMTLGEDARSISVAGEGTWSLIGNDLVFTPLSGVDGPSTPVAVTVGSIHASRSLPEVFTPEVLDLEQISTRGSAEEPTEIALDDQVPEGGSVRLELAGLPAGSTLVADGSRATVPEQGIWQLSADGDTLRHAPAAPGLGRQLDPVRVVVEDAEGTVVGAGEVELTVPIISDLDWSAPYGEDILFVVGEGQQYVDPETLRLVPPAGQDGVRVSEDGTEVEVPGQGSWVLDRDRATVRFSPESAEVRVTAPMGITGGDGQGHTSGTALLSTAYPILMDREAAATPGNVVTFDLTTGIRDVRTDSLRFDPGALPEGAELSEDRTEAVVEGEGTWRIDVETRTVTMTPQENFTGVSSPVGITAQGVYADNRVEASFQATVSPVIATMRDDEERTAPQTPVTVDVLGNDTAGSGSQPLVPESVSISSLQATNLSELEDGRGKRLVIPSEGTYTVNANGAVTFTPAEGFVGRTTPITYHVRDSEGIPTTAGLVVEVDRNLTGAADTGHEVSGINSLLAGLMPSAPATAMVYGTIVLLLLFGGGIALWIGTRMEADRRAWQD
- a CDS encoding phosphotransferase, producing MDEPSSPVPSTSAIDDPAIDTATIDVTALPPLEELLGALTDQLAAWMPTQRWYARKGTGTPAVSIRGWAPLRVADDHISVLVVLAAAVPGSGPGDAAVPTLYQVPLVLRRPDAPAGGREEGSEVGVLAVPGGPLRADDATLDADGRAALIATLVSGDGALGPSLALASHRTTPDGPLPLGRAMRSRPLDGEQSNSSMIIETEGASPLILKVFRVLQHGQNPDVVLQGALTAAGSTRVPPLVGSATVRVGEVRTQSLLAQEFLPDVEDAWHTALRRALVGEDFTGPARELGSAVAEVHRDLAAALGTVPADAVPIAEMIDQMRGRLAEVAAEVPRVAAHRATLEALYAAAAEMPWPPLQRIHGDLHLGQVLRAPDRGWVLLDFEGEPLRPLAQRSRPDSPVRDVAGMLRSLDYVSGAVAHEHSRDAAAWTAASRSAFLAGYGALSGQRTEARVLAAFEADKAVYEALYEARNRPDWLPIPLAALERISSAAAEAGSAG